One part of the Actinomycetota bacterium genome encodes these proteins:
- a CDS encoding nucleotidyltransferase family protein, producing MVKRVTVEEVTAKILPVLDKHDVSRASIFGSIARDEGDEKSDVDILVELRGEKSLLDLAGLKIELEAILGRGVDVLTYESLHPLLKDRIMSEQKVIL from the coding sequence ATGGTAAAGAGAGTAACTGTGGAGGAAGTAACGGCGAAGATCTTACCTGTACTCGACAAGCACGATGTGTCCAGGGCCTCCATCTTCGGCTCTATCGCGAGGGATGAAGGCGATGAAAAGAGTGACGTTGATATCCTCGTCGAGCTGCGGGGGGAGAAGAGCCTGCTCGACCTGGCCGGTCTGAAGATAGAGCTGGAAGCAATCCTGGGGAGGGGCGTGGATGTGTTGACCTATGAATCTCTTCACCCGCTCCTCAAGGACAGGATAATGAGCGAGCAGAAGGTAATCCTGTGA